From the genome of Notolabrus celidotus isolate fNotCel1 chromosome 5, fNotCel1.pri, whole genome shotgun sequence, one region includes:
- the LOC117812738 gene encoding cilia- and flagella-associated protein 45-like has product MSLAFSKNTAGARPYRTLALTSQVDEALFASKTPLHRLQPKHNLNRGVAKMLSKGLIVDPSGESVTVPSSDWQRMSQPLAKEKKGADQRKNTEKDEREDMKRYMINLDLLKEQKKPPSEKEQRAQARKKEMLDRANALRMDQEEEVREVKSFSIDAKCQAMREVQIQEKKRIKAELVEDKMLLDLALEEKRCKAIEDSKQKDKLQKEKHRRVLEENYEIGLKHDEDKRALNEEKKQKRQKILENEEKLRLKDLKALEMKREAHQRLREDNVCLNAIKMQAKERMIEEEKLAGIKNKEYREEKMKQEEDREEERSRTKKERELAKDRMFAQQDKARQDKAEQDKIYARRLQEITERKWRRKALQQAVKEAHKKILLNEAHVEGVQANIEHKNIELIYQKSEFERLLKVYQEDRDKERVEKEKKHEKVHQHREELLHQIKENELSAKMKRKANMQEAQQLILEANLKHEHLAKAKEEKLKELRATGLPEIYCSGVERKVYRKQLQFENKVNDRKQINEGKLLDTMGQMMQDGKSRRQERQQEDDINNIQLPCLDDKEQHQPRQTEAEELLKKEERLPEKTDGNIFQGLKRPKLKPNRLAVTKAEPDFHFPPISSAVKNTKNTKDARGEASANFFTESSKQSHNKASRGYQQTKIKDLPQTRLSSAPTISQELCFPVQRRNNILPPIRKGFKGR; this is encoded by the coding sequence ATGAGCCTGGCATTTTCAAAGAACACCGCTGGTGCCAGACCGTACCGTACATTGGCCCTCACCTCTCAGGTTGACGAAGCCCTGTTTGCGAGCAAAACACCACTCCACAGACTTCAGCCCAAACACAACCTCAACAGAGGGGTGGCCAAAATGTTAAGCAAAGGCTTGATAGTGGATCCTTCTGGAGAATCTGTCACAGTGCCATCATCTGACTGGCAGCGGATGTCTCAGCCGCTTGCCAAGGAAAAGAAGGGGGCTGATCAGAGGAAGAATacagagaaagatgagagagaagACATGAAGCGTTATATGATTAACTTGGACCTGTTGAAAGAGCAGAAAAAGCCCCCGAGTGAGAAGGAGCAGAGGGCCCAGGCCCGTAAAAAGGAAATGTTGGATCGGGCCAATGCTCTAAGAATGGATCAAGAAGAAGAGGTGAGGGAAGTGAAGAGTTTCAGTATTGACGCAAAGTGCCAAGCCATGCGTGAAGTCCAGATCCAGGAGAAGAAACGGATCAAGGCAGAGTTGGTAGAGGATAAGATGCTTCTAGACCTCGCTCTGGAAGAGAAGCGCTGTAAAGCAATTGAGGATAGCAAGCAGAAGGATaagctgcagaaagaaaaacacaggagaGTACTGGAGGAAAATTATGAAATAGGTCTTAAACATGATGAGGACAAGCGTGCTCTCAACGAGGAGAAAAagcagaagagacagaagatCCTTGAGAATGAAGAGAAGTTGAGACTAAAGGATCTGAAGGCCCTGGAGATGAAGAGGGAGGCACACCAACGCCTCCGAGAGGACAATGTGTGCCTCAATGCTATTAAAATGCAGGCCAAGGAGCGAATgatagaggaggagaagctCGCTGGCATTAAGAATAAAGaatacagagaggaaaaaatgaagcaggaggaggaccGTGAAGAAGAGCGCAGCCGCACCAAGAAGGAGAGGGAGTTGGCAAAAGATAGAATGTTTGCTCAGCAGGACAAAGCCAGACAGGACAAAGCAGAGCAAGACAAGATCTATGCTCGGAGACTACAAGAAATAACAGAGCGAAAATGGAGGAGAAAAGCGCTCCAGCAGGCTGTAAAGGAAGCTCACAAGAAAATCCTGCTGAATGAGGCTCACGTAGAGGGAGTTCAAGCGAACATCGAGCATAAAAATATTGAGTTGATCTACCAGAAATCAGAGTTTGAACGGTTGTTAAAGGTGTATCAGGAGGACCGTGATAAAGAAAGGGTGGAAAAGGAGAAGAAGCATGAGAAGGTGCACCAACATAGAGAGGAACTGCTGCACCAGATAAAGGAAAATGAGCTCTCAGCAAAAATGAAGCGCAAAGCGAACATGCAGGAGGCTCAGCAGTTAATTTTAGAAGCTAATCTGAAACATGAGCACCTCGCTAAGGCCAAAGAAGAGAAACTGAAGGAGTTAAGGGCAACTGGACTCCCTGAAATATACTGCAGTGGTGTGGAAAGGAAAGTTTACCGTAAACAGCTACAATTTGAGAACAAAGTCAATGATAGGAAGCAAATAAATGAGGGAAAGCTCCTTGATACTATGGGACAGATGATGCAGgatggaaaaagtagaagacaGGAGAGGCAGCAAGAAGATGACATCAACAATATTCAGCTGCCTTGCCTAGATGACAAGGAACAACACCAGCCAAGGCAAACTGAGGCAGAAGAACTgctgaaaaaagaggagagactgCCTGAAAAGACAGACGGAAACATTTTCCAAGGTCTTAAAAGACCTAAACTGAAGCCAAATCGTCTGGCAGTAACAAAAGCTGAGCCAGATTTCCACTTCCCACCAATTTCCAGTGCagtaaaaaacactaaaaacacaaaGGATGCTAGAGGAGAGGCAAGTGCCAATTTTTTTACAGAGAGCTCCAAGCAGAGTCACAACAAGGCGAGCCGAGGATATCAGCAGACCAAGATAAAGGATCTGCCACAGACCCGCCTCTCATCGGCACCCACCATCTCACAGGAACTGTGTTTCCCTGTGCAGCGACGTAACAACATCCTCCCGCCCATCAGAAAAGGTTTCAAGGGGAGGTAg